The Thermoanaerobaculia bacterium genome contains a region encoding:
- a CDS encoding dockerin type I domain-containing protein, with protein sequence MRIPNRQGHIGLIILFICLLPVLPNELFSQIPSQPGWPVEVTNNDTGSLLIADFNDDGTKEILGMGKTNTFQDKYLYMFNPDGTILPGFPVISDAYRVGNPIAFDSDDDGTLEFVISYDGLHMFDFQGNERWYIPHDGPIFQSNYVPYNLAAADLTQDGKQEIIVTCTDGGGIFVFDSDGNLLPGWPVVISALPGWTPPGMNYSATIGDLNGDGELQIIVVTVQGHIICLKPNGQFCPDFPILYSAPGAIEKPILFDLTGDGKLEILISNRGEDEVWILDYMGNQLNTLPLIATEMSFGDPNQDGIMDLGFRAQGGYHLIETSTFTDLPGFPINLSGTPWENWAFRRANFVDLTGNVQQELLFGSSYSSFVPDGQMMAFDLNGSMIQDFPIGPLYHRSTGGAFSTINDLDGDGDVEFCIGSDNSEYIIPRGSTVYCWDSPQPYNLDNIDWAMEGFDMRHTGRWRKLYHIDRTNSHLAFPDCSSNPCVLSADGSLHDVVITATRQADGTHPSGQDVRYSRTPGCGEYVGPVLDNGDGTYTRQLQAPSSDCTTGLHAWVNEFKLDESVTIHFVDCTADLGDVNLNGSISSLDAVLILQKVVGMISFNDDEYCRADVNENGTITSLDAAYVLMCTAGNCTSLPTINFQAACQNHGNCI encoded by the coding sequence ATGCGCATCCCCAATAGGCAGGGACACATTGGCTTAATAATTTTATTTATTTGCCTTCTTCCTGTTTTGCCAAATGAATTATTCTCACAGATTCCTTCCCAGCCGGGCTGGCCTGTTGAGGTGACTAACAATGATACTGGCTCATTATTGATTGCCGACTTTAACGATGATGGAACCAAAGAAATACTCGGGATGGGGAAAACAAACACTTTCCAGGACAAGTACCTATACATGTTCAACCCTGATGGTACGATTCTTCCCGGGTTCCCTGTAATTTCAGACGCATATAGAGTCGGAAATCCTATAGCCTTCGATTCTGATGACGATGGCACTCTGGAATTCGTGATTTCCTACGACGGACTGCACATGTTTGATTTCCAGGGTAACGAACGCTGGTATATACCCCATGATGGGCCGATCTTCCAATCGAATTATGTACCATACAATCTGGCAGCCGCTGATCTAACGCAGGACGGAAAGCAGGAAATTATTGTCACGTGCACTGACGGAGGAGGTATTTTTGTCTTTGACTCTGATGGGAACTTGCTGCCCGGGTGGCCAGTGGTAATATCGGCCCTTCCAGGCTGGACACCGCCCGGAATGAATTATTCGGCAACGATTGGTGATTTAAATGGAGACGGGGAACTCCAGATTATTGTCGTGACCGTTCAAGGGCACATCATCTGCTTGAAGCCCAATGGACAGTTTTGTCCTGATTTTCCAATCCTATATTCAGCACCAGGAGCGATTGAAAAACCTATACTTTTCGATCTCACAGGTGATGGAAAATTAGAGATTCTAATATCCAATCGTGGTGAAGACGAAGTTTGGATCCTGGATTATATGGGAAATCAGCTTAACACACTGCCCTTGATAGCAACAGAAATGTCTTTTGGAGATCCCAATCAGGATGGAATCATGGATCTGGGATTTCGAGCCCAGGGTGGATATCACCTGATAGAAACCAGCACTTTCACTGATCTACCAGGATTCCCCATCAACCTTAGTGGAACACCCTGGGAGAATTGGGCTTTCAGACGAGCGAACTTCGTAGATCTAACCGGTAATGTTCAGCAGGAGCTTCTCTTTGGTTCTTCATACAGTAGTTTTGTTCCCGATGGACAAATGATGGCGTTTGATCTGAATGGATCCATGATCCAGGATTTTCCAATCGGCCCGCTCTACCATAGATCTACTGGTGGGGCGTTCTCAACGATCAACGATCTTGATGGAGATGGGGATGTTGAGTTTTGTATTGGATCTGACAATTCGGAGTATATCATCCCACGGGGATCCACGGTCTATTGCTGGGATTCTCCGCAACCCTACAATCTGGATAACATAGACTGGGCGATGGAAGGGTTTGACATGCGGCATACGGGCCGGTGGAGAAAGCTCTACCACATTGACAGAACCAACAGCCATCTTGCCTTCCCGGACTGTTCCTCCAATCCCTGCGTCCTCTCTGCTGACGGATCTTTGCATGATGTGGTTATCACCGCAACCCGCCAGGCCGATGGCACGCATCCATCAGGACAGGATGTACGGTATTCCAGGACTCCGGGTTGCGGTGAATATGTGGGTCCCGTTCTGGATAACGGCGACGGCACTTACACCAGACAATTACAGGCACCTTCGTCCGATTGCACAACTGGCCTGCATGCCTGGGTGAACGAATTTAAACTGGATGAAAGCGTTACGATCCACTTTGTTGACTGCACTGCGGATCTAGGGGACGTAAACCTTAACGGTTCGATATCATCTCTTGATGCCGTACTGATTCTGCAAAAGGTCGTCGGAATGATTTCGTTTAATGACGATGAGTATTGTCGGGCGGATGTGAATGAGAATGGGACTATCACCAGTTTAGACGCTGCTTATGTATTGATGTGCACAGCGGGCAATTGCACCAGTCTTCCAACGATTAACTTCCAGGCGGCTTGCCAGAATCACGGGAACTGTATATGA
- a CDS encoding O-antigen ligase family protein: MNPLFLAAILSIPLIALANITWGILLFCTLAVRRSWKMDPPFVALIAYVMASVASIATSAHPIESLHASKDLLNFLVFPLSAIYAREMGQRALMWVFVFMGIALAAWGFLQYAFVVPGQPFWRIRGPLSHYMTFAGLLVILILINTVTALKEKDRILRWAAMAGIILPIVAVILSLTRNAWVGLAAGFLVIVVSMRRKAALVILILFIVVLFLPGPHRDRVRSLFDLSDPSNNDRLAMMVAGTRMFLDHPLTGVGPDMARKVYPFYREPWSTRLRIPHLHNNVIQIAAERGLAGLLPYGFFLGTVIFLGWRRRRTWGGLASIASLVGITLAGLFEWNFGDTEVLMLTLVASTLYLVSDEDSGTASDKSSETQPVGLLVIGAIRDK; the protein is encoded by the coding sequence GTGAATCCGCTCTTTCTGGCGGCTATTCTTTCGATTCCCCTCATTGCTCTGGCGAATATCACCTGGGGAATCTTGCTTTTCTGTACCCTTGCGGTTCGCCGATCCTGGAAAATGGATCCTCCTTTCGTGGCACTGATTGCCTATGTCATGGCCTCGGTTGCCTCGATTGCGACAAGCGCTCATCCCATCGAGTCCCTCCATGCCAGCAAAGATCTTCTCAATTTCCTTGTATTTCCTCTCTCAGCCATATACGCCCGTGAAATGGGACAGCGCGCCCTGATGTGGGTCTTTGTCTTCATGGGGATTGCTCTGGCTGCCTGGGGTTTTCTGCAGTATGCCTTTGTCGTTCCGGGCCAGCCCTTCTGGAGAATCCGGGGACCTCTTTCTCACTATATGACCTTTGCGGGTCTTCTCGTGATCCTGATTCTGATCAATACCGTGACTGCCTTGAAAGAAAAGGATCGAATCCTGCGCTGGGCAGCGATGGCCGGGATCATCCTTCCCATCGTCGCCGTTATCCTTTCCCTGACACGGAACGCATGGGTGGGACTGGCTGCGGGATTTCTGGTGATCGTGGTTTCCATGAGGCGTAAAGCCGCCCTGGTGATATTGATCCTATTTATCGTGGTCCTGTTTCTTCCCGGCCCTCACCGGGACCGGGTCCGATCCCTCTTCGATCTCAGCGACCCCTCCAACAATGATCGGCTGGCCATGATGGTGGCAGGAACAAGAATGTTCCTGGACCATCCGCTCACAGGTGTAGGGCCGGATATGGCACGAAAGGTCTATCCTTTTTATCGGGAACCGTGGTCTACCCGGCTCAGAATCCCCCATCTCCACAATAACGTGATTCAGATTGCTGCCGAACGTGGACTTGCTGGACTGCTGCCCTATGGATTTTTTCTGGGGACAGTCATTTTCCTGGGGTGGCGCCGCCGCAGAACCTGGGGAGGACTGGCCTCGATTGCCTCTCTGGTCGGAATTACCCTGGCCGGGTTGTTTGAATGGAACTTCGGGGACACGGAGGTGCTGATGCTTACCCTGGTGGCGTCCACGCTCTATCTTGTTTCGGATGAAGATTCTGGTACTGCATCTGATAAATCAAGTGAAACTCAACCGGTCGGGCTCCTGGTAATAGGAGCGATCAGGGATAAATGA
- a CDS encoding Trm112 family protein, protein MSLDADFLEILACPACKVGLELLPLPESLCQQLIERYRPRFRDEEPVVEQGLRCSRCRKVYPVVSDIPVLLIEDAVELPPETP, encoded by the coding sequence ATGAGCCTCGACGCGGATTTTCTGGAAATTCTGGCCTGCCCGGCCTGCAAGGTGGGACTGGAACTTCTACCGCTTCCCGAATCCCTCTGTCAGCAGCTGATCGAACGGTACCGCCCCAGGTTTCGTGATGAGGAACCTGTCGTGGAACAGGGACTTCGATGCTCCCGGTGCCGTAAGGTATACCCTGTGGTTTCCGATATCCCCGTTCTTCTCATCGAAGACGCAGTGGAGCTGCCCCCCGAAACTCCGTGA